The Tachyglossus aculeatus isolate mTacAcu1 unplaced genomic scaffold, mTacAcu1.pri scaffold_181_arrow_ctg1, whole genome shotgun sequence genome includes a region encoding these proteins:
- the LOC119923369 gene encoding olfactory receptor 7D4-like has protein sequence MEKGNQTSVSEFLLLGLSDWTEKCQPLFVLLLWMYLLGVLGSLLIILAIGSDPHLHTPMYFFLTNLSLADVFLLSTIVPKMLVGIQTQDKSISYIGCLTQIYFFALLIGLDHFLLTGMAYDRYLVICHPLPYTTIMSPRRCALVVAGSWIVSSHHALIHTLLVDRLSFCSSHEILQFFCDFYQVLRLSCSSIFINEVVIFVTAVGLGIIPLIGLLFSYTRIVSTILTVLSAKGRYKAFSTCDSHLSVVSLFYSTSLGTYLCPTSNQTSRLGSMASVMYTVVTPMLNPFIYSLRNKDTKGAPKKLVSRKLIFT, from the coding sequence ATGGAGAAGGGAAACCAAACTAGTgtctcagaattcctcctcctgggactctcTGACTGGACCGAGAAGTGTCAGCCCCTTTTTGTGCTGctcctctggatgtacctgctcggggtcctggggagcctgctcatcatcctggccatcggctccgacccacacctgcacacccccatgtacttcttcctcaccaacctctccctggccgatGTCTTTCTATTATCCACCATCGTCCCCAAGATGTTGGTCGGCATCCAGACCCAGGATAAATCCATATCTTATATTGGATGCTTAACACAAATCTATTTTTTTGCCTTGTTAATAGGTCTGGACCATTTTCTCCTCACTGGGATGGCTTATGACCGCTACTTGGTtatatgccaccccctcccctaCACCACAATCATGAGCCCACGGCGCTGTGCCCTGGTGGTTGCTGGGTCTTGGATTGTCAGTTCTCACCATGCCCTGATACACACCCTGTTGGTGGATCGCTTATCATTCTGTTCCAGTCATGAAATCCTTCAATTCTTCTGTGACTTTTACCAGGTCCTAAGGCTTTCTTGTTCGAGCATCTTCATCAATGAAGTGGTGATATTTGTCACCGCAGTAGGGTTGGGCATAATTCCACTCATCGGGCTTCTGTTCTCTTACACACGCATTGTCTCTACCATATTGACTGTCCTGTCTGCAAAGGGAAGGTATAAAGCTTTCAGCACATGTGACTCTCACCTGTCAGTGGTCTCCTTATTTTACAGCACCTCTCTTGGGACCTATCTCTGCCCCACATCTAATCAAACATCCCGGCTGGGCTCGATGGCATCCGTGATGTACACtgtggtcacccccatgctgaaccccttcatctacagcctgaggaacaaggacacgAAAGGGGCCCCGAAAAAACTTGTCAGTCGGAAACTTATATTCACATAA
- the LOC119923370 gene encoding olfactory receptor 7A10-like, producing MERGNQSSISEFLLLGLSDREEQRQLLFVLFLWMYLLGVLGSMLIVLAIGSNPHLHTPMYFFLTNLSLADVCFLSTTVPKMLANIQTHNRSITYAGCLAQVYFFILFGSLDMFLLTGMAYDRYMAICHPLHYTTIMSSRLCALMVSGFWSVSSLDALLNTLLVLHLSFCADNKILHYFCELNQILKLSCTDTIINDVLLYILIVVLGVGPLAGLLFSYIHIVSTILKISSAEGRWKAFSTCGSHLTVVSLFYGSALGAYLNPMSTQVSQKGSIASVVYTVVTPMLNPFIYSLRNKDMKRALRNVFSRKNLFLQML from the coding sequence atggagaggggaaaccaatCCAGCATCTCGGAATTCCTCCTCTTGGGACTATCCGACCGGGAGGAACAGCGGCAGCTCCTCTTTGTGCTGtttctctggatgtacctgctcgggGTCCTCGGGAGCATGCTAATCGTCCTGGCCATTGGCTCcaacccgcacctgcacaccccaatgtacttcttcctcactaacctctccctggctgatgtctgtttcctgtcTACCacagtccccaagatgctggccaaCATCCAGACCCACAACAGATCCATAACTTACGCTGGCTGCCTGGCACAGGTATATTTTTTTATCCTCTTTGGAAGTCTGGATATGTTCCTCCTAACCGGGATGGCTTATGATCGCTACATGGCCATATGCCACcctctccactacaccacaaTCATGAGTTCACGACTCTGTGCCCTGATGGTTTCTGGGTTCTGGAGTGTCAGTAGCCTTGATGCCTTACTCAACACACTATTGGTGCTTCACCTATCCTTTTGCGCAGACAACAAAATCCTTCACTACTTCTGTGAACTTAACCAGATCCTAAAGCTATCCTGCACTGACACCATCATTAATGATGTGTTACTGTACATACTGATCGTGGTGCTTGGTGTAGGTCCCCTTGCAGGCCTCCTTTTCTCTTACATTCATATTGTTTCAACTATTTTAAAAATATCCTCTGCTGAGGGAAGATGGAAAGCTTTCTCCACTTGTGGCTCTCACCTGACTGTGGTCTCTTTGTTCTATGGCAGTGCCCTCGGGGCCTACCTCAACCCCATGTCTACCCAAGTATCCCAGAAGGGCTCGATAGCCTCTGTCGTGTACACGGTGGTCACCCCTatgctgaaccctttcatctacagcctgaggaacaaagacatgaaacGGGCCCTGAGAAATGTGTTCTCCAGGAAAAATCTTTTTTTGCAGATGTTGTGA